ATTACACCAGCCAAAAATAAAACAGCCAATATCGGGCTATCCTACTATTCTTACATGCCCAACCACATCTCTGGACTCCACACTCCCGCCTGATCTCACTGCTGTTCAAGTTCAACAGGTAGCCATCCTAACCCTTACAATCTCCAACTCGCTGCTCTTTGCCCACTCCCCATtcggcatcatcctccactgCAGCAGCGTTCCCTCGTCGCCTACACTCCCCAACACAaccccgtcatcatcaaacccaaccctccaaaCCGGCGTCCTATGCCCGTCCAGCCTCGACACCATCTCAATCGTATGCCTAATCTGCCCCGGCAACCCAGTGATCTGTCTCTGCGGGTTCTTATTCGCCCCCCCATACCCCTGATGATGGTCCCCCCCATACCCAGCCTCCGTCGCCAGTCCCGCTCGAATCATGCCTCCCTgccccatccccgtccccctcTCATCATGGGCTGTTCCAACCCCTTGAACCACAGGTGTaatccccccaacaacaggtgtaatacccccaacaacaggtgtaatacccccaacaacaggtgtaatccccccaacaacaggtgtaatccccccaacaacagtaATCACATCtctcgccgccgccctgaCCGCCGCGCtcctcccctcatccacctccaccccttgcttcctcgccttctcaacatacctccccatctccctcatcgaccaccccctcgccccatcctccttctcctcttcctcctccttatcATACCAAGCCTGCCTCTCCACCGGCGTGTCAACCCTGAAgaccctcaccatcccatcctgACACGCCGTCGCAATAACATCATACCCCCGAATATTCCCCCCCGCCCACGCCACATCCCTCACCAAACCCCTATGCACATCCGACCTCACCTCGGCCGCGAGATAAAACCCCTTCGTCACCGTCTGCACCCCCAAACTCTGACTAATCACATCCCTCGACCGATAAATCCTCACACAGTCCAACGCAACCGTGACCAAGCTCAGCGTGTCGGGCGCGACCCCCGCCTTCAACGCGCTGTAGCACACCTCCGGGTTGGGATCAAACTGCACCTTGAACGTCGTCTCATCCCCCCTTTTCGCAGGTGGCTGGTCCCGCGAGATAGCCACCTCGTCAAGCATAGTATAGTCCGTCAAATTCTCCGGCTGCTCATTCTCGTACACCGTCAAC
The window above is part of the Podospora bellae-mahoneyi strain CBS 112042 chromosome 3, whole genome shotgun sequence genome. Proteins encoded here:
- the ALG7_1 gene encoding tunicamycin resistance protein (EggNog:ENOG503NUTG; COG:G) → MSAKLAAFLNEAPLADEQPTFEPILKHGHQDLVQSIAFNEYGDRCATGSVDGKVRVFNRHRDGVWRHCDNWTAHGGEVTELQWLPPTIYPNLLASLGVEGRFKLWAEDPGAAPGRRFSNAMGGGGNKGMALWSQPTAVGEKSDEGGREGSRPGSGGVGGHGPHHHGGVASTLSTTATSATSHAHSAVTSAVGTPSVHSETAASQQPPQASTSAVPKPVFETRNSRSPYRSFSMKHVDSTRHTYLALVSADGKLTVYENEQPENLTDYTMLDEVAISRDQPPAKRGDETTFKVQFDPNPEVCYSALKAGVAPDTLSLVTVALDCVRIYRSRDVISQSLGVQTVTKGFYLAAEVRSDVHRGLVRDVAWAGGNIRGYDVIATACQDGMVRVFRVDTPVERQAWYDKEEEEEKEDGARGWSMREMGRYVEKARKQGVEVDEGRSAAVRAAARDVITVVGGITPVVQGVGTAHDERGTGMGQGGMIRAGLATEAGYGGDHHQGYGGANKNPQRQITGLPGQIRHTIEMVSRLDGHRTPVWRVGFDDDGVVLGSVGDEGTLLQWRMMPNGEWAKSSELEIVRVRMATC